In Gemmatimonas sp., a single genomic region encodes these proteins:
- a CDS encoding P1 family peptidase, with amino-acid sequence MTPWEQLGLAIGHATDHDGATGCSVIRGIDTPFRCSAALLGRASGTRELATCDPDHLVDRTDAILFTGGSAYGLDAAAGVMRWMEERGRGFPVGGGVVPIVPTAVIFDLAPLGRFDARPTAEMAYAACDHASARSIAEGCVGAGTGALVGKAVGPAAAMKGGVGLGVAEGGGVLAAAFAVVNAFGDVRDEQGRIIAGARDAHGGFLDAVRLLRGQDAPAEFALMASVRRNTTLVFVAVSAPLTKAQLSQLARASTAAMHHRITPCGTSFDGDVLFAASPLEAISGFAGADDVPLARIEAVAGAAVERAIERGVVTAHGRDGIPGVADLRA; translated from the coding sequence ATGACCCCCTGGGAGCAGCTCGGCCTGGCGATCGGACACGCCACCGATCATGACGGCGCTACCGGATGCAGCGTGATCCGCGGCATCGATACGCCATTCCGCTGCAGCGCCGCGTTGCTGGGACGCGCGAGCGGCACGCGCGAACTCGCCACGTGCGACCCCGACCATCTGGTCGATCGCACCGATGCCATTCTGTTCACCGGTGGTTCGGCCTATGGGCTCGACGCCGCGGCTGGTGTCATGCGCTGGATGGAAGAGCGCGGGCGCGGCTTCCCGGTGGGTGGCGGCGTCGTTCCGATCGTCCCCACAGCCGTGATCTTCGATCTGGCGCCGCTGGGCCGCTTCGATGCGCGCCCTACGGCGGAGATGGCCTACGCGGCCTGCGATCACGCATCGGCCAGGTCGATTGCCGAGGGGTGCGTGGGAGCCGGCACCGGCGCGCTGGTGGGGAAGGCGGTGGGGCCAGCCGCCGCGATGAAGGGTGGGGTGGGCCTCGGTGTAGCCGAGGGTGGCGGTGTGCTGGCCGCGGCCTTCGCGGTGGTGAATGCCTTCGGCGATGTGCGCGATGAACAGGGTCGCATCATTGCCGGGGCGCGAGATGCGCATGGCGGATTTCTCGACGCGGTGCGGTTGCTGCGCGGACAGGATGCGCCGGCGGAGTTCGCGCTGATGGCCTCGGTGCGTCGCAACACCACGCTGGTATTCGTCGCGGTGAGTGCGCCGCTCACCAAAGCGCAGCTGTCGCAGTTGGCCCGCGCCTCGACGGCTGCGATGCATCATCGCATCACGCCGTGCGGTACATCATTCGATGGAGACGTGCTGTTTGCCGCGTCACCGCTGGAGGCCATCTCCGGCTTTGCCGGTGCCGATGACGTCCCGCTGGCGCGCATCGAAGCCGTGGCCGGTGCCGCCGTCGAGCGCGCCATCGAACGCGGTGTCGTCACCGCACATGGTCGCGACGGCATTCCCGGTGTGGCCGATCTTCGTGCATAG
- a CDS encoding PAS domain S-box protein, with the protein MSPTLPPPSSLSALSLTESLDAIDRAESTAARVHVTAELLHGMGFDRVVISLRDGSLNPMSVVRAGLPETASLTELALKPLPGAVWRRRLSHLERFRVGDLHLLDGSDAWVSREFFGSEAHPAGDGHTWLPTDLIVALLRGSDGELLGIVKLAGPRDGRRPSEVRRRDISAITRHLAARVAYDALRALAEQRHERLLRLQEAGASLTRSLDEHEIMRELTRQVQLAVRTDGVAVLIPDLDADILTTALRIVRGVERARGPVRLGEGIVAEVARTGRPVRVGDRDADRARERAGLIPPLSMYDVVGESGAATSVLAVPVRVGIRLLGVLAVHSTHADVYTAEDEEVLATMASQAATAIANARRYAESERERRTTEALADVARAVGESLRLGEVLRLILRHTVSLLGVEGACVALRNGEYLHIVASIGTADVLSGVHLPVTGSVIGRSVVSNELIVQNEGSTETALHRMVQHLAPIQRMVIAPLITGRGTIGSIAVMNRERPFDQEDGKVLQRLADQVAVAIVNARLFEEVEKATQEWKVAFDSTASGIVVLEESLTVSRCNSRAAELCGTTIPALLGRRFRDALVGSSDTLDANAVDRFISRALAEGVPTRELVRDDATGRLFSLLAAPHPDGGCVITFDDVTDSHRLAERHRKVLETVSDAIVITDLEGRITFANPASHMLFSRPNLEGEAVSNLTPPEWIESVRGFERLARHGEGQQYECEVLRADGERRWVRVSSAPLVELGQVTGTVACLHDITDRRAESRARERSESLNMRLVEAATDAICTCDLHGHFTSVNAGFLKEAGLQREDVIGQHFAAMVHPADKAIARTMVAETLAGQRRRLQLRFVGANGPRMGMITTAPIHENGEVVGALGIIRDVTNEEIAREANAQQARMAAVGQSLSRVANELNNPLATLLAVAELHATSPTMLPQDRQAIEQICEQARRASRIVSQLLDSTGEAPHTAGERSLVDVNALIRRVIDVHGYGLRAHDIEVEFNAAQDLPAISGDTIQLQQALSNLLVNAEQALVGHDGERRIRVRTCEGDKGVEVQVSDTGPGITSHHLSRIFEPMFTTRSEQGNRGLGLTITHAIVRDHGGSLEAHSRAGEGAAFTLSFPVMAAVTSPVTTDGSATATVEPTSTRSLLLIEDEVTLRSAIGRFLRNTGYLVDVAEGGSEALDLLADRSYDLILLDLRMKGLTGEQVYEMIESRDPDQARRVVFMTGDLHSATASRFIRMTGRPVLAKPFTLLELETRVAQLIQESR; encoded by the coding sequence ATGTCACCAACCCTGCCTCCTCCTTCCAGTCTGTCGGCGCTGTCGCTGACGGAGTCTCTCGACGCGATCGATCGCGCCGAGTCGACGGCTGCGCGCGTGCATGTCACGGCGGAGCTGCTGCACGGCATGGGGTTCGACCGGGTGGTGATCTCGTTGCGCGATGGGTCGCTGAACCCGATGTCGGTCGTGCGGGCTGGACTTCCGGAAACGGCATCGCTCACCGAACTCGCCCTCAAGCCGCTGCCGGGTGCCGTATGGCGTCGTCGCCTGTCGCATCTGGAGCGTTTCCGTGTAGGAGACCTGCACCTGCTCGACGGCAGCGATGCGTGGGTCTCCCGCGAGTTCTTCGGGTCCGAGGCACATCCGGCGGGAGACGGTCACACCTGGCTGCCCACCGATCTGATTGTCGCGCTGTTGCGTGGATCCGATGGTGAGTTGCTCGGCATCGTGAAGCTGGCTGGGCCGCGCGATGGCCGTCGCCCCAGCGAGGTCCGTCGGCGTGACATCAGTGCCATCACGCGGCATCTGGCGGCCCGCGTCGCCTACGACGCGCTGCGAGCCTTGGCCGAACAGCGACACGAGCGGTTGCTCCGACTGCAGGAAGCGGGCGCTTCGCTCACGCGATCGCTTGACGAGCACGAGATCATGCGCGAACTCACGCGTCAGGTGCAGCTGGCCGTGCGCACCGATGGCGTGGCCGTGCTGATCCCTGATCTCGATGCCGACATCCTCACCACCGCCCTGCGCATCGTACGCGGGGTCGAACGCGCCCGTGGTCCGGTGCGTCTGGGCGAAGGGATCGTGGCGGAAGTCGCGCGCACGGGGCGTCCGGTGCGCGTGGGAGATCGCGACGCTGATCGCGCTCGCGAACGCGCGGGACTTATCCCGCCGCTGTCGATGTACGATGTGGTCGGGGAATCGGGCGCGGCTACGTCGGTGCTCGCGGTGCCGGTGCGCGTGGGCATTCGCTTGCTCGGCGTGCTGGCCGTGCACTCCACGCACGCCGACGTCTACACCGCGGAAGATGAGGAAGTGCTAGCCACGATGGCCTCGCAGGCGGCGACCGCGATTGCCAACGCGCGTCGATATGCCGAGAGCGAACGCGAACGTCGCACCACCGAGGCGCTGGCCGATGTGGCGCGCGCGGTCGGCGAGTCGCTGCGGCTTGGCGAAGTCCTGCGGCTGATCCTGCGTCATACCGTCTCGCTGCTCGGCGTCGAAGGCGCCTGCGTCGCGCTGCGGAACGGCGAGTATCTGCACATCGTGGCATCGATCGGCACCGCCGACGTGCTCAGTGGAGTGCACCTGCCCGTCACGGGCAGCGTGATCGGGCGCTCCGTGGTATCGAACGAGCTGATCGTGCAGAACGAAGGCAGCACGGAAACGGCGCTCCATCGGATGGTGCAGCACCTCGCGCCGATCCAGCGCATGGTGATCGCCCCGCTCATCACCGGGCGTGGCACGATCGGGTCGATCGCGGTAATGAATCGCGAGCGACCGTTCGATCAGGAGGATGGGAAGGTACTGCAGCGCCTCGCCGACCAGGTGGCGGTAGCCATCGTCAATGCGCGCCTGTTCGAGGAAGTCGAGAAGGCCACGCAGGAGTGGAAGGTGGCGTTCGACAGCACGGCCAGCGGTATCGTGGTGCTCGAAGAGTCGCTGACCGTGAGCCGCTGCAACTCGCGGGCGGCGGAGCTGTGCGGCACGACGATTCCCGCGCTGCTGGGCCGCCGTTTCCGAGATGCGCTGGTGGGTAGCAGCGATACGCTCGACGCGAACGCGGTCGATCGATTCATCTCCCGGGCGTTGGCGGAAGGCGTGCCCACCCGCGAACTCGTGCGCGATGATGCCACTGGACGGTTGTTCTCGCTGCTCGCGGCACCGCACCCTGATGGCGGATGTGTGATCACGTTCGACGACGTGACGGATTCGCATCGGTTGGCCGAGCGGCATCGCAAGGTGCTCGAAACCGTATCGGACGCGATCGTGATCACCGATCTCGAAGGTCGCATCACGTTCGCGAATCCGGCGTCGCACATGCTGTTCTCCCGCCCGAATCTCGAGGGCGAAGCGGTGTCCAACCTCACGCCGCCCGAGTGGATCGAGAGCGTGCGTGGGTTTGAGCGGCTGGCCAGGCACGGGGAGGGACAGCAGTACGAGTGCGAGGTGCTACGCGCCGACGGTGAACGTCGATGGGTGCGCGTGAGCTCGGCGCCGCTGGTCGAGCTGGGTCAGGTCACGGGCACGGTTGCCTGTCTGCACGACATCACCGACCGACGAGCCGAGTCCCGCGCCCGCGAACGGTCGGAATCGCTGAATATGCGACTCGTGGAAGCGGCGACCGATGCCATCTGCACCTGTGATCTGCACGGACACTTCACTTCGGTGAACGCGGGCTTTCTCAAGGAAGCAGGTTTGCAACGCGAGGACGTGATCGGGCAGCACTTCGCGGCGATGGTGCACCCGGCCGACAAGGCGATCGCGCGCACCATGGTAGCCGAGACGCTGGCCGGCCAGCGCCGGCGGCTGCAGCTGCGCTTCGTCGGCGCGAACGGACCTCGCATGGGCATGATCACCACCGCCCCGATTCACGAGAATGGCGAAGTGGTGGGTGCGCTCGGGATTATCCGCGACGTGACGAACGAGGAGATCGCGCGCGAAGCGAACGCGCAACAAGCGCGGATGGCGGCGGTGGGACAGTCGCTGAGCCGCGTGGCCAACGAGCTGAACAATCCACTGGCGACGTTGTTGGCGGTGGCCGAGTTGCACGCCACGTCGCCCACCATGCTGCCGCAGGATCGTCAGGCGATCGAACAGATCTGTGAACAGGCGCGTCGGGCGTCGCGGATCGTATCGCAGCTGCTCGACTCGACCGGCGAGGCGCCGCACACCGCCGGTGAGCGAAGCCTCGTCGATGTGAACGCGCTGATCCGACGCGTCATCGATGTGCACGGCTACGGCTTGCGCGCGCACGACATCGAAGTGGAGTTCAACGCCGCGCAGGACCTGCCGGCGATTTCGGGCGACACGATCCAATTGCAGCAGGCTCTGTCGAATCTGCTCGTGAACGCCGAGCAGGCGCTCGTCGGTCACGATGGTGAGCGTCGCATCCGCGTGCGCACGTGTGAAGGGGACAAGGGCGTGGAGGTGCAGGTGAGTGATACTGGCCCTGGCATCACGTCGCATCATCTTTCACGCATCTTCGAGCCGATGTTCACGACGCGCTCCGAGCAGGGTAACCGCGGCCTCGGCCTCACGATCACGCACGCGATCGTACGCGATCACGGCGGCTCGCTCGAGGCGCACTCGCGCGCGGGTGAGGGCGCGGCGTTCACCCTCTCGTTTCCGGTCATGGCAGCGGTGACCTCACCGGTGACGACCGACGGTTCGGCAACGGCCACTGTGGAGCCGACGTCCACGCGATCGCTGTTGCTGATCGAAGATGAGGTCACGCTACGCAGTGCGATCGGTCGCTTCCTGCGGAATACGGGGTATCTGGTGGACGTGGCCGAGGGCGGTTCCGAGGCGCTCGATCTACTGGCCGATCGCTCGTACGATCTGATTCTGCTCGATCTCCGCATGAAGGGGCTCACCGGCGAGCAGGTGTACGAGATGATCGAGTCGCGGGATCCCGATCAGGCGCGTCGGGTCGTGTTCATGACGGGGGACTTGCACAGCGCCACGGCGTCCCGATTCATCCGCATGACGGGTCGACCGGTACTGGCAAAGCCGTTCACGCTGCTCGAACTCGAGACCCGCGTGGCCCAGCTGATCCAGGAGTCGCGTTAG